Part of the Geobacter pickeringii genome, CGGCCACAAGGCCGAGCGGTGCTCCGACTGCCACGACCACCACTCCGCCAAGCCCGGCAACCACACGGTCGGCCCGAACTCGGCCCTGGCCCCCGTGCTGAACGGCGTTCCCGGCAGGGGGGGGTGGCCGGCCACCAGCCCGACCATGGCCACCACCTGGAACGGCACCGGCACCCTCTCCGTCACCTACACCGCCAAGCTGGTGGCGACAAAAGAGTACGAGATCTGCTTCAAGTGCCACGCCGGTTCCGTCCTTGCTCCCACCGGCTACACGGCCGGGGCACTCCGGATGAGCGACCTGGGTCTCGAGTTCAACCCGAACAACAAGTCCGGCCACCCGGTCGTCGCCAGCCTCAATAACTACGGCGGGAGCGTGGCGCCCAAGGCGCTCCTGGCGGCGAACATGGTGGCCCCCTGGACCGCCGTCGGCACCCAGACCATGACCTGCTCCGACTGCCACGGAGCCACCGGCACCGGCGCCAAGGGGCCCCACGGCTCCAGCGTCCGCTGGATGCTGACCGGCACCAACCAGGCGTGGCCCTTCACCACCACCGCCGGCAACGGCACGGCGTCGGGCACCCCGTGGTCTCTGGGGAACCTCACCACCGGCACCGCGCCGAACAAACTGTTCTGTCTCAACTGCCACGTGGTCAACGCCAGCAACGGCATGCACAGCGCGCTGCAGAGCGGCCAGCACTCCACGTGGCAAACCACGGCCCGGGGGGCCTGTATCTCCTGCCACATCCGGATCCCCCACGGCGCCAAGACGGGCCGGCTGCTCCGGACCGGGGCCGCCTCCGTCCTCGGCCGGTACGCTCCGGACGGGAATGGCTCGGAAGTCGGCACGAGTACCCAGCAGGTGCTGGGCGCCTACACCAAGGGGACCCAGACCTCGAACCGGATCGGCACCTTCACCGGCGTCGGCTGCGTCGAGCACGCCGGCGGCACCGATACCTGGTAAGAGGTCACGTGTACCCAGGACCGAGGCCGGGCGCCACGCCCGGCCTTTTTTTCGTCCCCCATCCCCACTGTATTTCGGACCGGATTGCGTTACTATATCGGTATGAAAAAATTCCTTACCGCCAGGATCACCGTCCTCGTCCTCTTTCTGCTGCTGGCGGTCTCTCTCTGCCTCACTCTCGCCATCCCCCAGCAGAGTGTCGGGGCGCCGGTTCCCTCGCTCTTTCCGGGCTCTCCTTTCCTCGCGGCCGTGGTTCATCGCGCCGGGCTGGATCATGTTTTCTCCACCTGGTGGTTCCTCATGGTGGCGGGGCTCATCCTTTTGTCGCTCTCCTGCTCGACGTTCGACCAGTACCGCCTCGCCCGGATGAGGACCGTCGCCGAGGGGCGCCTGCGCTACGCGGAGGAGGCCCCCCTGGCCGTGGCGCCGGCCGACTTCCGCCGTCTCATCCGCCGCTGGGGCTATCTGCCGATCGGTACGGCGGAGGGGGGGCGGTATGTGAAAAGCCCCTGGGGGTACTGGGGGAACTTTCTCCTTCACCTGGGGCTTGCCTGCGCTGCCCTCTTCGCGCTGGTCTACGTGGCCACGGAGCATCGCCTGGCGGTTCGGGTCATTGCCGGAGAGGAAACCCGCCTGACGCCTGAAACGGCCGCGGAGCGAAAGGGGGTGCTGGCGAGCCGGCTTCCCCTGCCGGCGGCGATCCGCCTCGGAGAACTTGAGCCGGCCTTCTGGGAAAACGATCAGCTCCGGGAGCTTTCGTCGACGGGGACGTTCCGGTACGCAGGGGGGGGCGGGGAGCCCTACCGGATCGGGGTGAACGACAAGCTGAACTACCGCGGGATGATCGTCTACCAGAAGAGCACCTTCGGCACCGCCTTCTATCTCGACTTCACCGACGTCGCCGGGCGTCCCTTCAAAGAGCTCTTCCTCCTTCCCCAGCCGCCGCGGCGTGACCGGCCGGGATACGCGGACATGACGGTGGGAGGTGGGAGCTACACCCTGCGCGGAAAGTACCTTGCCGACGCCTCCCGCCAGAGCGTGCTCCCCCGGGATCCGGTGCTGACCCTCCGGCTGATGGGGGGAGGAGAACTTCTCGGCGAGGTGTCGCTGAAGACGGGGGAGAGCGGGGAACTGGGGCCGCTACGGGTCACGCTGCGGAAAACGGCCTGGTGGACCGAGTACCTCATTGAAGGGAGCCGGGGAGTGGCCGGCATCTTCACCGGCTTCGCGCTGATTCTGCTGGGAGTCCTGCTGACCTATTTCTCGGTGCCGCGGGTCGTCACCATTGCCGGCGAGGAGGGAGACCTCCGGGTGGCGTGGCAGTCGGCCCGATTCAACGATTTCTTCCGGGCGGAGCGGGACCGGCTCTTCGCCGCCGCCCGGGGCGAGGAGCACGCATGAGCGGATCGTTTGCGCTGGTGACCGGCCTCCATTGGGGAGGGGTTCTCTTCTACGTGGCGGCGGCCATCCTGGCCTCCTCCGGCATGATCTTCCGGAAGGAGCGCCTGGAACGGATCGGGATGCTCCTCGGCATCCCCGGGGTGCTCGTGCACGGGGCGGGAATCCTGGTCTGGTGGCGGATGGTGGGGCACGGGCCGTACATGGACCGGTTCGAGGTGCTCTCGGCCAACGCCTGGATCGCGGCGGTCACCTTCCTCGTCTTCTCCCGCGTCTATCCGAAACTTCGCAGCGCCAGCATC contains:
- a CDS encoding cytochrome c biogenesis protein ResB, producing MKKFLTARITVLVLFLLLAVSLCLTLAIPQQSVGAPVPSLFPGSPFLAAVVHRAGLDHVFSTWWFLMVAGLILLSLSCSTFDQYRLARMRTVAEGRLRYAEEAPLAVAPADFRRLIRRWGYLPIGTAEGGRYVKSPWGYWGNFLLHLGLACAALFALVYVATEHRLAVRVIAGEETRLTPETAAERKGVLASRLPLPAAIRLGELEPAFWENDQLRELSSTGTFRYAGGGGEPYRIGVNDKLNYRGMIVYQKSTFGTAFYLDFTDVAGRPFKELFLLPQPPRRDRPGYADMTVGGGSYTLRGKYLADASRQSVLPRDPVLTLRLMGGGELLGEVSLKTGESGELGPLRVTLRKTAWWTEYLIEGSRGVAGIFTGFALILLGVLLTYFSVPRVVTIAGEEGDLRVAWQSARFNDFFRAERDRLFAAARGEEHA